A single window of Streptomyces griseoviridis DNA harbors:
- a CDS encoding sensor histidine kinase: MSGRRQSRPRKRRAGQPRTLRARLVVASVVLIAVVCAVIGTVTTLALRSHLYEQLDGNLKDAAARAGGMAVPPGVPKDGQPGHDGSVNSVVSTAVNLEDFVTRGPLVVGTLIAKVQNGSITDSKIGEKDANSADDNPMKPGDLTTAQERTLASVPHDDKPHSVDLPGLGGYRVTYVDGTKGTYYVAIPTKDTVSTLNTLIIVEVSVTAAGLGAAVIAGYVLVGVATRPLRRVAATATRVSELPLHTGEVNLSERVPESETDPHTEVGQVGAALNRMLDHVHGALHARQQSEMRVRQFVADASHELRTPLASIRGYAELTRRGREQVGPDTRHALGRIESEAGRMTLLVEDLLLLARLDAGRPLQFEQTDLIPLVVDTVSDSRAAGMDHNWRLDLPDEPAQVSADAARLQQVLVNLLGNARKHTPPGTTVTARVQRRGPWMCVDVEDDGQGIPAELLPHVFERFARGDSARSRATGSTGLGLAIVQAVAAAHGGAVTVDSVPGRTVFTVHLPALVPQGPRPDAETNWQSHSQAQHSATTWVQQGA, translated from the coding sequence ATGAGCGGGCGGCGGCAGTCGCGCCCCCGGAAGCGACGCGCGGGACAGCCGCGCACCCTGCGGGCGCGGCTCGTCGTCGCGTCCGTCGTCCTGATCGCCGTCGTCTGCGCGGTGATCGGCACCGTGACCACCCTCGCCCTGCGCTCGCACCTCTACGAACAGCTCGACGGCAACCTCAAGGACGCGGCGGCGCGCGCGGGCGGCATGGCCGTACCGCCGGGCGTCCCCAAGGACGGGCAGCCGGGGCACGACGGCTCCGTCAACTCGGTCGTCTCCACCGCCGTCAACCTGGAGGACTTCGTCACCCGGGGCCCGCTGGTGGTCGGCACGCTCATCGCGAAGGTCCAGAACGGGTCCATCACCGACTCCAAGATCGGTGAGAAGGACGCCAACAGCGCCGACGACAACCCGATGAAGCCCGGTGACCTGACCACCGCGCAGGAGCGGACCCTCGCGAGCGTCCCGCACGACGACAAGCCGCACAGCGTCGATCTTCCCGGGCTCGGCGGCTACCGCGTCACGTACGTCGACGGCACCAAGGGCACCTACTACGTCGCGATCCCCACCAAGGACACCGTCAGCACCCTCAACACCCTGATCATCGTCGAGGTCAGCGTCACGGCCGCGGGGCTCGGCGCCGCCGTCATCGCCGGATATGTGCTCGTCGGCGTCGCCACCCGGCCGCTGCGCCGGGTCGCCGCGACCGCCACCCGGGTCTCCGAACTGCCCCTGCACACCGGCGAGGTCAACCTCAGCGAGCGCGTCCCCGAGTCCGAGACCGACCCGCACACCGAGGTCGGCCAGGTCGGCGCCGCGCTCAACCGCATGCTGGACCACGTGCACGGCGCCCTGCACGCCCGCCAGCAGAGCGAGATGCGGGTCCGCCAGTTCGTCGCGGACGCCAGCCACGAGCTGCGCACCCCGCTCGCCTCCATCCGCGGGTACGCCGAACTGACCCGGCGCGGCCGGGAACAGGTCGGCCCCGACACCCGGCACGCCCTCGGCCGGATCGAGTCCGAGGCGGGCCGGATGACCCTGCTCGTCGAGGATCTGCTGCTGCTCGCCCGCCTGGACGCCGGACGGCCGCTCCAGTTCGAGCAGACGGACCTGATCCCGCTCGTCGTCGACACCGTCAGCGACTCCCGCGCGGCCGGCATGGACCACAACTGGCGCCTCGACCTGCCCGACGAACCGGCCCAGGTCTCCGCCGACGCGGCCCGCCTGCAACAGGTCCTCGTCAACCTCCTCGGCAACGCCCGCAAACACACCCCGCCCGGCACCACGGTCACCGCCCGTGTGCAGCGGCGCGGCCCGTGGATGTGCGTGGACGTCGAGGACGACGGCCAGGGCATCCCCGCCGAGCTGCTCCCGCACGTCTTCGAACGGTTCGCCCGCGGCGACTCCGCGCGCTCCCGCGCGACCGGCTCGACCGGGCTCGGCCTCGCGATCGTGCAGGCCGTGGCGGCCGCGCACGGCGGCGCGGTGACCGTCGACAGCGTTCCGGGACGCACGGTGTTCACCGTGCATCTGCCCGCGCTCGTCCCGCAGGGCCCCCGGCCGGACGCCGAAACGAACTGGCAATCGCACTCACAGGCGCAGCACAGTGCCACCACATGGGTGCAACAGGGCGCTTGA
- a CDS encoding response regulator transcription factor produces MTTTSPQGRTELLRPDGSPVRVLVVDDELSITELLSMALRYEGWQIRSAGDGTGAIQTAREFRPDAVVLDMMLPDMDGLTVLGRLRRELPDVPVLFLTAKDAVEDRIAGLTAGGDDYVTKPFSLEEVVARLRGLIRRSGAADRRSDSVLVVGDLTLDEDSHEVSRGGANIHLTATEFELLRFLMRNPRRVLSKAQILDRVWSYDFGGQANVVELYISYLRRKIDAGREPMIHTRRGAGYLIKPAVS; encoded by the coding sequence CGTCCGCGTGCTTGTGGTGGACGACGAGTTGTCGATCACCGAGCTGCTGTCCATGGCCCTGCGTTACGAGGGGTGGCAGATCCGCAGCGCCGGTGACGGCACCGGCGCCATCCAGACCGCCCGGGAGTTCCGTCCCGACGCCGTCGTCCTCGACATGATGCTGCCCGACATGGACGGCCTCACGGTGCTCGGCCGGCTCCGTCGTGAACTGCCTGACGTGCCGGTGCTGTTCCTCACCGCCAAGGACGCCGTCGAGGACCGGATCGCGGGTCTGACGGCGGGCGGCGACGACTACGTCACCAAGCCGTTCAGCCTGGAGGAGGTCGTGGCCAGGCTGCGCGGGCTGATTCGGCGTTCCGGTGCCGCCGACCGGCGTTCGGACTCCGTGCTGGTGGTCGGCGACCTCACCCTCGACGAGGACAGCCACGAGGTCTCGCGCGGCGGCGCCAACATCCACCTCACCGCGACCGAGTTCGAGCTGCTGCGCTTCCTGATGCGCAACCCGCGCCGGGTGCTCAGCAAGGCGCAGATCCTGGACCGGGTGTGGTCCTACGACTTCGGCGGCCAGGCCAACGTCGTCGAGCTGTACATCTCCTACCTGCGGCGCAAGATCGACGCCGGCCGGGAGCCGATGATCCACACCAGGCGCGGGGCCGGTTACCTGATCAAGCCCGCCGTGTCATGA